The following are encoded together in the Triticum dicoccoides isolate Atlit2015 ecotype Zavitan chromosome 6B, WEW_v2.0, whole genome shotgun sequence genome:
- the LOC119321931 gene encoding MADS-box transcription factor 22-like, whose protein sequence is MARERREIKRIESAAARQVTFSKRRRGLFKKAEELSVLCDADVALIVFSSTGKLSQFASSSMNEIIDKYSTHSKNLGKTDQPALDLNLEHSKYANLNDQLAEASLRLRQMRGEELEGLSVDELQQLEKNLETGLHRVLQTKDQQFLEQINELHRKSSQLAEENMKLRNQVGQIPTAGKLVVADTENIVAEDGQSSESVMTALHSGSSQDNDDGSDVSLKLGLPCLPWK, encoded by the exons ATGGCGCGGGAGCGGAGGGAGATAAAGCGGATAGAGAGCGCGGCGGCGCGGCAGGTCACCTTCTCCAAGCGCCGCCGGGGCCTCTTCAAGAAGGCCGAGGAGCTCTCCGTCCTCTGCGACGCCGACGTCGcgctcatcgtcttctcctccaccgGCAAGCTTTCCCAGTTCGCCAGCTCCAG TATGAATGAGATCATCGACAAGTACAGCACGCATTCTAAGAACCTGGGGAAAACAGACCAGCCTGCTCTTGACTTGAAC TTAGAGCATAGCAAGTATGCAAATTTGAACGATCAGCTTGCAGAAGCTAGTCTTCGACTAAG ACAGATGAGAGGTGAGGAGCTTGAGGGGTTGAGTGTTGATGAACTCCAGCAGTTGGAGAAAAACCTAGAAACTGGTCTGCACAGGGTGCTTCAGACAAAA GATCAACAATTCTTGGAACAGATAAATGAACTGCATCGAAAG AGTTCACAGCTGGCAGAGGAGAACATGAAACTAAGGAACCAA GTAGGCCAGATTCCAACAGCTGGCAAGCTAGTGGTTGCTGATACTGAAAATATTGTTGCTGAAGATGGACAGTCCTCGGAATCTGTCATGACTGCATTACACTCCGGAAGCTCACAGGATAATGATGATGGTTCTGATGTTTCCCTGAAATTAGG ATTGCCCTGCCTCCCGTGGAAGTAA